From Novosphingobium resinovorum, the proteins below share one genomic window:
- a CDS encoding TonB-dependent receptor plug domain-containing protein, whose amino-acid sequence MKYAITAALAASLVCVAAPAFAADDTDNTFGLGQIVVTAPRTGNGDITASTVNAEAIYDFSRDTLDEAVKLIPGVTSGLSGNSRNERLIYVRGFDRYQVPLSIDGIRVYLPADGRLDYGRFLTPDVAEIQVAKGYVSVLNGPGAMGGAVNLVTRKPQKEFDAEARFSLNLDNDVDYAGYTGFVSLGTRQEKWYAQASYARNFTDHWDLSNKFDATRNEDGGERDLSRSEDWRVNAKLGFTPNATDEYAISFTRQEGEKLAPLHVSDSTGLRYWTWPYWNLQNVYFLSTTQLGEIATLRTRAYYNTFKNSLDSFDNANLNTQTRGSSFNSAYSDRAYGGSAQLDLNPSEAERLSVSFHYRNDRHREIQQGFPSGTWEPWQTTIEETYSAAIENGYKLTPQLELVVGASYDWRDLRRAEDYTSGAFVYYDLRNGDAWNAQGQLLWTPDEATTVHLSVSSRARFPTIFERFSTRFGGATSNPDLKAERATQVELGGTRQFGALRIEASGWYAKVDDAIVSFPFIYQGQSTAQSRNVGSGDYYGADISATAQIAETLRVGANYGWVHRKLNDPTLSRITSFHITGVPEHSGFVWAEWSPIPALRILPSLDVASKRWTVNTAGTRYYQTGNYALANLRVDFDVTEWATLGLGGRNLFDENYTTVDGYPEQGRTLFVSLRLKN is encoded by the coding sequence ATGAAGTATGCGATCACCGCGGCGCTCGCCGCGTCGCTGGTCTGCGTGGCAGCGCCCGCATTCGCCGCTGATGACACCGACAATACTTTCGGCCTCGGCCAGATCGTCGTCACCGCGCCGCGCACGGGGAACGGCGACATTACCGCCTCCACCGTCAATGCCGAGGCGATCTACGATTTCTCGCGCGATACTCTGGATGAAGCGGTCAAGCTGATCCCCGGCGTCACCTCGGGCCTCTCGGGCAATTCGCGCAATGAGCGGCTGATCTACGTGCGCGGCTTCGACCGTTACCAGGTGCCGTTGTCGATCGACGGCATCCGCGTCTACCTGCCCGCCGACGGACGCCTCGACTACGGCCGCTTCCTGACGCCCGACGTCGCCGAAATCCAGGTCGCCAAGGGTTATGTCTCGGTGCTCAACGGTCCGGGCGCGATGGGCGGCGCGGTCAACCTCGTCACCCGCAAGCCGCAGAAGGAATTCGACGCCGAGGCGCGCTTCAGCCTGAACCTCGACAACGACGTGGACTATGCGGGCTACACCGGCTTCGTCTCGCTCGGCACGCGGCAGGAAAAATGGTACGCGCAGGCCAGCTACGCGCGCAACTTCACCGATCACTGGGACCTCTCGAACAAGTTCGATGCCACCCGCAACGAAGACGGCGGCGAACGTGATCTGTCGCGCTCCGAAGACTGGCGCGTAAACGCAAAGCTGGGCTTCACCCCCAACGCGACCGACGAATACGCGATCAGCTTCACCCGGCAGGAAGGCGAGAAGCTGGCCCCGCTCCATGTCTCGGACAGCACCGGCCTGCGTTACTGGACCTGGCCTTACTGGAACCTGCAGAACGTCTACTTCCTCTCGACCACGCAACTGGGCGAGATCGCGACGCTGCGCACGCGCGCCTATTACAACACCTTCAAGAACAGCCTCGACAGCTTCGACAATGCCAATCTGAACACCCAGACGCGCGGCAGTTCGTTCAACAGCGCCTATAGCGACCGTGCCTACGGCGGCTCCGCCCAGCTGGACCTCAACCCCAGCGAGGCCGAGCGACTGAGCGTCTCGTTCCACTACCGCAACGACCGCCACCGCGAGATCCAGCAGGGCTTCCCTTCCGGCACATGGGAACCCTGGCAGACCACGATCGAGGAAACCTACAGCGCCGCGATCGAGAACGGCTACAAACTGACGCCGCAGTTGGAACTGGTCGTGGGTGCCAGCTACGACTGGCGCGACCTGCGCCGCGCCGAAGACTACACCTCGGGCGCTTTCGTCTACTACGACCTGCGCAACGGCGATGCGTGGAATGCACAAGGGCAACTGCTCTGGACGCCCGATGAGGCGACCACCGTGCACCTGTCGGTCTCCTCGCGTGCGCGCTTCCCGACCATCTTCGAGCGCTTCAGCACCCGCTTCGGCGGCGCCACCTCCAACCCCGACCTCAAGGCCGAACGCGCCACGCAAGTCGAACTGGGCGGCACACGCCAGTTCGGAGCGTTGCGCATCGAAGCTTCGGGCTGGTACGCCAAGGTCGATGACGCGATCGTCTCGTTCCCGTTCATCTACCAGGGCCAGTCCACCGCGCAGAGCCGCAACGTCGGCTCGGGCGATTACTACGGCGCCGACATCTCCGCGACCGCGCAAATCGCCGAGACGCTGCGTGTCGGCGCCAACTACGGCTGGGTGCATCGCAAGCTGAACGACCCCACGCTGTCGCGGATCACCTCGTTCCACATCACCGGCGTGCCCGAACATTCGGGCTTCGTCTGGGCCGAGTGGTCGCCTATCCCGGCGCTGCGCATCCTGCCGAGCCTCGACGTCGCGTCGAAGCGCTGGACCGTAAACACCGCGGGAACGCGCTACTACCAGACCGGCAATTACGCACTGGCCAACCTGCGCGTGGACTTCGACGTGACCGAATGGGCCACCCTGGGCCTCGGCGGACGCAACCTGTTCGACGAGAACTACACCACCGTCGATGGCTACCCCGAGCAGGGACGCACCCTCTTCGTTAGCCTGCGCCTGAAGAACTAG
- a CDS encoding cytochrome-c peroxidase, with translation MRHTGGWALLLSSLVLAAGAGMARDGRGNLDAQVALGRRLFHDGDLSINGTLSCATCHDPRHSFADGVRAHPGAHGEPGLRNVPSLVNVGSFSPLTWGNPSLATLEQQALVPIAGEDPVEMGMKGQEVELTRRLSANPCYRKLFKAAFPATRGRIDFTSVSAALAAFQRTIVSHETDWDHAAAGGPVLDEAAARGEALFRGKGECAGCHSGREFTDLAFHRLSGAPADPPNGDFGLARATGRVEDRGKFRTPSLRNVAPTAPYLHDGSADTMTEAIARHGTTLSPAETTDIEAFLNALTDRAVGADPRYTRPGKACEAS, from the coding sequence ATGAGGCATACAGGGGGCTGGGCGCTGCTGCTGTCGAGCCTCGTCCTTGCGGCCGGGGCAGGGATGGCGCGCGACGGCCGGGGCAATCTCGATGCGCAAGTCGCGCTCGGACGGCGGCTGTTCCATGATGGCGATCTCTCGATCAACGGCACGCTGTCTTGCGCGACGTGCCACGATCCGCGCCACAGCTTTGCCGACGGCGTGCGCGCGCACCCGGGCGCGCATGGCGAGCCGGGCCTGCGCAACGTGCCGTCGCTGGTGAACGTCGGCAGCTTTTCGCCGCTGACCTGGGGCAATCCCTCGCTGGCCACGCTCGAGCAGCAGGCGCTGGTGCCGATTGCCGGCGAAGACCCGGTCGAAATGGGCATGAAGGGGCAGGAAGTCGAACTGACGCGCCGCCTCTCGGCCAATCCCTGCTATCGCAAGCTGTTCAAGGCGGCGTTCCCGGCGACGCGCGGGCGGATTGACTTTACCTCGGTATCGGCCGCGCTGGCAGCGTTTCAGCGCACGATCGTCAGCCACGAGACCGACTGGGACCATGCTGCTGCGGGCGGCCCGGTGCTGGACGAAGCAGCCGCGCGCGGAGAGGCGCTGTTTCGCGGGAAAGGCGAGTGCGCCGGGTGCCACTCGGGCCGCGAGTTCACCGACCTTGCCTTCCACCGCCTGTCGGGAGCGCCGGCAGATCCTCCGAACGGCGACTTCGGCCTTGCGCGTGCCACTGGCCGGGTGGAGGATCGCGGGAAGTTCCGCACGCCCTCGCTGCGCAATGTCGCTCCGACCGCACCTTATCTCCATGACGGCAGCGCGGACACCATGACTGAAGCCATCGCGCGCCATGGCACGACGCTGTCACCCGCAGAGACGACGGACATCGAAGCGTTCCTCAATGCCCTGACCGATAGGGCGGTGGGCGCCGACCCGCGCTACACCCGGCCGGGCAAGGCTTGTGAGGCGTCCTGA